One stretch of Cohnella algarum DNA includes these proteins:
- a CDS encoding ABC transporter ATP-binding protein: MNGNLTEPRDEIVLELKGLTKKYRNGRGIENVSLQVRRGDIYGFFGPNGSGKTTAMKAIVRLSRADRGTAVLFGNDVAERYEQAMKRTGTMIEAPAAYDYMSACRNLELALRYYPEIGRSRIGEVLELTGLAPYAKEKVGNFSLGMKQKLGLASALLSRPELLILDEPTNGLDIESMADMRELMRRLAREEKITFFLSSHLVHEMETLCNRVGILYKGNMIAEGAMPELLAEAGSLEAYFLERIRHERSVENVCMP, from the coding sequence GTGAACGGAAACTTGACGGAGCCCCGGGACGAAATCGTGTTGGAACTAAAGGGACTGACGAAAAAATACCGCAACGGGCGCGGCATCGAAAATGTGTCGCTTCAGGTTCGAAGGGGCGACATTTACGGATTTTTCGGGCCGAACGGCTCGGGGAAGACGACGGCGATGAAGGCGATCGTCCGGCTGAGCCGGGCGGATCGCGGAACGGCCGTGCTGTTCGGCAATGACGTGGCCGAGCGTTACGAGCAAGCGATGAAGCGCACGGGAACGATGATCGAGGCGCCGGCGGCTTATGACTATATGAGCGCCTGCCGGAACCTGGAGCTGGCGCTGCGATATTACCCGGAGATCGGGCGGTCCCGGATCGGGGAAGTGCTGGAGCTGACCGGGCTTGCCCCCTATGCCAAGGAAAAGGTCGGAAACTTCTCGCTCGGCATGAAGCAGAAGCTGGGCCTTGCAAGCGCCTTGCTGTCCCGGCCGGAACTGCTTATTCTCGACGAGCCGACGAACGGGCTCGACATCGAAAGCATGGCGGACATGCGCGAGCTGATGCGCCGGCTGGCCCGGGAGGAGAAAATTACGTTTTTCCTGTCCAGCCACCTCGTTCACGAGATGGAAACGCTATGCAACCGGGTTGGAATCCTGTATAAAGGGAATATGATCGCGGAAGGCGCCATGCCGGAGCTGCTGGCCGAAGCCGGTTCCCTGGAAGCCTATTTTCTGGAGCGGATTCGGCACGAAAGGAGCGTGGAAAACGTATGCATGCCCTGA
- a CDS encoding HEPN domain-containing protein has product MSDDYNVWYGGAEKDLIAAKLVSDSGVNPELVAFTASLSAEKFLKSLVFYKGIAEFRSHDLEAIADKLESAGMIIPDQIRKYCEDLNDYPIKARYLGIDVTNEMASDAIRCCEGIRDFVRDAISPGNQRVKDSRHEG; this is encoded by the coding sequence ATGAGCGATGACTACAATGTTTGGTATGGAGGGGCAGAAAAAGATTTAATAGCAGCCAAACTAGTGTCGGATAGCGGTGTTAATCCTGAACTTGTTGCATTTACCGCATCTCTTTCTGCCGAGAAGTTTTTGAAATCTCTAGTGTTTTATAAAGGAATTGCGGAGTTTAGGTCACACGATCTGGAAGCTATAGCAGATAAATTAGAGTCAGCAGGAATGATCATTCCAGATCAAATCCGAAAATATTGCGAGGATCTGAACGACTATCCCATTAAGGCTAGATATTTAGGGATTGATGTAACGAATGAAATGGCTTCAGATGCGATAAGGTGCTGTGAAGGAATTCGTGATTTCGTAAGAGATGCAATTTCTCCCGGGAACCAAAGGGTAAAGGACTCTCGGCATGAAGGCTAA
- a CDS encoding sensor histidine kinase, whose translation MSIRLRLLLSYLLMLAVPLLLSGFALLIMLGSFAEHFGSVYRLDRYEGNPVQAILRQEGAVVSDIREHAETDPSRMLAPATQQELDDRLGQINMGLVVVRGGEPAFVSPSLEYEPEPARLPKLLEKLAADTVESRMLILDGWLLFDQITIPFADGREGSAFVVMDLYVFGDFLADFLGESVPWLFLAMLVIFVLTNGFLTYFVSRSIIRPLRELMRATKEMKEGNLAVSIDTSGRDEFGDLSRSFDDMRRRLKQSVDLQMQYENNRKELIANISHDLKTPISSIKGYVEGIFDGVADTPEKLDRYLRTIHTKTQQMDRLIDELFLFSKLDLNRLSFQFEPVEIAALLRECADAMAIDLEKRGIECRLAVPDELETLRVPADRSHLKRAVTNILENAAKYMDKNPGLIRIKVGDAGNWLVVQVEDNGRGIEPEALPHIFDRFYRADPARNSDQGGSGLGLAIVKQIIEGHGGRVEARSAPGQGTSIYFSLPKPGAGSANGTEGRMNDAAHSDH comes from the coding sequence ATGTCGATTCGGTTGCGGCTTCTGCTGTCCTATCTGCTCATGCTGGCCGTGCCTTTGCTGCTGTCGGGCTTTGCGCTGCTCATTATGCTGGGCTCGTTCGCCGAGCATTTCGGTTCGGTTTACCGGCTCGATCGGTACGAGGGCAATCCGGTGCAGGCCATTTTGCGGCAAGAGGGAGCGGTCGTGTCGGACATCCGGGAGCACGCGGAAACCGATCCGTCCCGGATGCTGGCGCCCGCGACGCAACAGGAGCTGGACGACCGGCTCGGGCAGATCAATATGGGGCTTGTGGTCGTGCGGGGCGGGGAGCCCGCGTTCGTATCGCCGTCCCTCGAATACGAGCCGGAACCGGCGCGGCTTCCGAAGCTGCTCGAAAAGCTGGCCGCCGATACCGTCGAGAGCCGCATGCTTATCCTGGACGGCTGGCTGCTGTTCGACCAGATCACGATCCCTTTTGCGGACGGCCGGGAGGGGAGCGCTTTTGTCGTCATGGACCTGTATGTGTTCGGGGACTTTCTGGCCGATTTCCTGGGCGAATCCGTTCCCTGGCTGTTCCTGGCCATGCTCGTGATTTTCGTGCTGACGAACGGTTTCCTGACCTATTTCGTCTCCCGCAGCATCATCCGGCCGCTGCGCGAGCTGATGCGGGCCACGAAGGAAATGAAGGAGGGCAATCTCGCCGTAAGCATTGATACGTCCGGCCGGGACGAATTCGGCGATTTGAGCCGGTCGTTCGACGATATGCGCAGAAGGCTGAAGCAATCGGTCGATTTGCAAATGCAGTACGAAAACAATCGCAAAGAGCTGATCGCGAACATTTCCCACGATTTGAAAACGCCGATCTCTTCGATCAAGGGGTATGTCGAGGGAATCTTCGACGGAGTCGCCGACACGCCGGAAAAACTGGACCGCTACTTGCGGACGATCCACACCAAAACGCAGCAAATGGACCGTCTGATCGACGAGCTTTTCCTGTTTTCCAAGCTGGACTTGAACCGTCTGTCTTTTCAATTCGAGCCGGTCGAGATCGCGGCCCTGCTGCGGGAATGCGCGGACGCGATGGCGATCGACCTGGAGAAGCGGGGAATCGAGTGCCGGCTGGCCGTTCCGGACGAATTGGAGACGCTGCGCGTTCCCGCGGACCGGAGCCATCTGAAGCGGGCGGTTACGAACATTCTGGAAAACGCCGCGAAATATATGGACAAAAATCCGGGCCTGATCCGCATCAAGGTTGGCGACGCCGGCAACTGGCTCGTCGTTCAGGTGGAGGACAACGGGCGCGGAATCGAACCCGAGGCGCTGCCGCATATTTTCGACCGGTTTTACCGGGCGGACCCGGCGCGCAATTCGGATCAGGGAGGCAGCGGACTGGGGCTTGCCATCGTCAAGCAAATTATCGAAGGCCACGGCGGCCGGGTGGAGGCGCGGAGCGCGCCGGGTCAGGGGACCTCGATCTATTTCTCGCTGCCGAAGCCGGGAGCGGGATCGGCAAACGGGACGGAAGGGCGGATGAACGATGCAGCGCATTCTGATCATTGA
- a CDS encoding nucleotidyltransferase domain-containing protein, protein MGIEKVPQEMKEKLQKLFNEYGLREGHLYADLSSGEVVVRTNKASPEDLQLAKIIADIYAERDPENIERIVLFGSRARGDSGASSDFDILILVEEDSKDIRSNIRAGRRHSSKFPIVDLDLLICTNEDFRKSTIYESVLREGIVLYER, encoded by the coding sequence ATGGGAATCGAAAAGGTGCCTCAGGAGATGAAGGAGAAGCTCCAAAAGCTATTTAACGAGTATGGCCTGAGAGAGGGCCATCTTTATGCTGACCTAAGTTCTGGTGAGGTTGTAGTACGTACGAATAAAGCTTCGCCCGAAGATTTACAGTTGGCGAAAATCATAGCAGACATTTATGCAGAGAGGGACCCTGAAAATATTGAGAGGATCGTATTGTTCGGGTCAAGAGCTCGCGGGGATTCAGGCGCCAGCAGCGACTTTGATATCCTTATTTTAGTAGAAGAAGATAGTAAAGATATTCGTTCAAACATACGGGCGGGAAGGCGGCACTCAAGTAAATTTCCTATAGTTGATCTAGACTTGCTTATTTGTACGAACGAAGATTTTAGGAAGTCTACGATTTATGAAAGTGTTTTGAGGGAGGGAATCGTACTTTATGAGCGATGA
- a CDS encoding ABC transporter permease, which produces MHALKASLVNEMFKLALRRKSLFFLALCLLVPVGAALTLDRVQAGYGLAFVGAGDLPMRVLWLFTSFLLPLIAFMTAVDLFTGEAEAGTLKTALTRPVDRFRLYAAKIGAIFLSVCLYTAVGLLFSLISALLLQGREDWAAGILPTATAFAASVLPMTVLGAMAGFVAQLFKNTTGALAVLIVLYALLKLSVLLVPAVSAYLPVHYTDWHLLWTDGPTAWPQLTGIFALLAAWGLIFFTAGYVLFDKKEL; this is translated from the coding sequence ATGCATGCCCTGAAAGCAAGCCTGGTCAACGAGATGTTCAAGCTCGCCCTGCGCCGAAAATCGCTGTTTTTCCTGGCGCTCTGCCTGCTCGTTCCGGTCGGCGCGGCGTTGACGCTGGACCGGGTGCAGGCCGGCTACGGCCTTGCCTTCGTCGGCGCGGGCGATTTGCCGATGCGCGTGCTCTGGCTGTTCACTTCGTTTCTGCTGCCGCTGATTGCGTTCATGACCGCCGTCGACCTGTTTACGGGCGAAGCGGAGGCGGGAACGCTGAAAACGGCGCTGACGCGGCCGGTCGACCGGTTTCGTCTGTACGCGGCGAAGATCGGCGCGATTTTCCTCTCGGTGTGTTTGTATACGGCTGTCGGTCTCCTTTTTTCGCTGATTTCGGCCTTGCTGCTGCAGGGGAGGGAAGATTGGGCGGCCGGCATTTTGCCGACGGCGACGGCTTTTGCCGCATCGGTGCTGCCGATGACGGTGCTCGGCGCGATGGCCGGTTTCGTGGCCCAGCTTTTTAAAAATACGACGGGCGCGTTGGCCGTTCTCATCGTCCTGTACGCGCTGCTGAAGCTTAGCGTGCTGCTGGTGCCTGCCGTGTCCGCCTATTTGCCGGTACACTATACCGACTGGCACCTTCTGTGGACGGACGGCCCGACGGCATGGCCGCAGTTGACCGGCATCTTCGCTTTGCTCGCGGCATGGGGGCTGATTTTTTTTACGGCCGGTTACGTTCTGTTCGACAAGAAAGAGTTATAG